A genomic window from Syngnathus typhle isolate RoL2023-S1 ecotype Sweden linkage group LG18, RoL_Styp_1.0, whole genome shotgun sequence includes:
- the si:ch73-103b11.2 gene encoding early endosome antigen 1 isoform X2, whose translation MSVKENPCRKFQANIFNKSKCQNCFKPRESHLLNDEDLNQAKPIYGGWLLLAPEGTNFDNPLHRSRKWQRRFFILYEHGLLRYALDEMPSTLPQGTINMNQCSDVIDGESRTGQKNSLCILTPDKEHFIRAECKEIINGWQEVLTVYPRTNKQNQKKKRKVDPPTQQRGQCLSTKDMNGHPEPGPAKVTVTSGGGGSLPSGIAGAERVPMSRATLWQEENRWSRATIPCSRSASCLSQLGQSQPDSTVTTQDDGGMMSSGRKVRVESGYFSLEKTKSEPSPKSAQNSQPAQPPQQLPLSSSTSSCSLGAPGHRYNSEPEGQIPPCPPSPGALASPSYSTVSSSQSSLDSEPSGATAAWEVRGGGSDACANSRGGRAGRQYAALSDVPRARRVTYREAFRAEKKQQELRARTRSPGREEVARLFGEERRRSQVIGRFKEERMDTSGSSEPSSDVTRVQRQGRSERRYLAFKPDTSSSEAGNERSVPDVSVSTFANLRRAKSLDRRVTESSMTPDLLNFKKGWMTKLYEDGMWKKHWFVLTDQSLRYYKDSIAEEASEVDGEIDLSTCYDVKEFPVQRNYGFQILCAEGACTLSAMTSGIRRNWIQAIMKNARPTVAPDVTRKNISLKLSVLKPRSVSEEKIQTQVLLEPCQQVKPEPSPCPGGPPDPDGPRQPTDNGAATPPSEARKSRVRERRREGRSKTFDWSEFKTEKKDKPANERADTVDHGSSLSATASRCSVSSSPVATSALQTRRVSDACPASTTEDNNASHLPNPVLVTSTLNTVSPAQPSLPDRQELGRMEVDRNEDGSGVKEEIEQRWHQVETTPLREEKQVPISTTTHNSDADRLPAHELAALLDKELGQKQKELDQLQRQNNLLKEQLEDALGREQSARDGYVLQSATPPTFSPWQHLHKLNQDLQGELESQKRKQDLAHQQIKTLKRSYTQAQSAADRHEADIQALQSKLASALAEISASEQAVARMRNELKLEQERSKEQEEEYGRSEATLRAQLKDSESRLREVEASLLERNQALRELEHQQALQRDHLREIQRLQDKLQEVTARLAATEEGQALKDERLRKEQLGLQECHERERQNLCRRLAEAESTQKEMEVRLGEAQQQVEALLRGRRGSAAIERNEELLKLQEELTQKSNTSEALRESVRRLEEERALLTRRCQELLNQIAEADREVNKLRERLRGEEADYCSLENSYERATREFQRISQFLREKEEEIRQTKETYERLMKRKEEDLKEALVKMTALGNSLEETEQKLQAKEDLLCRMTQPVEPDGAEQNLKAKLALAENRIAELERHLDALQLGYADLQLRRKHVQEQSPRGSLIPDEESPQSKTEDADEESRAKKPRIRFSNIQCQKYNYPDDCHNDDVNQTDFDSTPALCSPDTAFPHPSDSEKFISIVRALETKLLATEEKLKNLTRNLQERRSTHAEDQKTVQKDPLGCDHSGGSQITDPYAKALLCVETSRQKVKAFLSGSHDNSESQLHSLSQVEKELLSASAYIRHGQKTLEEVSLYGPQMQTAEALDQEAIHLFAKTLSFEALVLNKMASLLQTSESDLLQTLSAVWEDAEDIQSADCLAIVYADVLSRKLTLEAELRKEPEREATPRDGAKSQDVTAEPDVNATAVFNSVIKAEVSYSIRNLKLGYEEKVRLLQGQLAEAHRKLRERETALKAIIDASKRSDLKSVIKEVKSNFGSGKQKLADICPPELAPYAEQIQSQEARDLAEKILERHLDGVDSAESLQSAHRGLAAELRQQAEKLHEYAQEIQNTGKHPELAKMLSALFGPGTSHLFTSTSLCMREALIQAQVAYVACRLRWAHRRNVARCERTQQSMDALVQQHARSVRAIQEKYQTSLQRERHHLEQALEQLQKENATLKEEVGQRSTQLSKQQEQLAQLGEHFHIQVEELEHKHREELRRAEKDHTATELALSEAAVDSRQQLKDLLADMDVMKERHQSHVKTIQADFEQRIAGLRRIYEDQIVTVRSPMEEEEEGGAAKSEGQTVVLLRDRIQELETQMNTMRDELESKHLEGDVASLRAKYQRDLESLKATCERGFAAMEETHHKVVEDLQRQHQREISKLMEERERLLAEETAATIAAIEAMKNAHKEELEKNQRSQLSGLNSDIDELRLQYEEELQSIQRELEVLSEQYSQKCLENAHLAQALEAERQALRQCQRENQELNAHNQELNNRLSAEITRMRSSFSGETALSPTTQGKDVYELEVLLRIKESEIQYLKQEIHSLKDELQSALRDKKYTTDKYKDIYTELSIVKAKADCDIGKLKEKLLIATEALGERSVDGTVTSGYDIMKSKSNPDFTKKEQTTNSKPSRGVRSKSLKEGLSVQERMKLFEAKDSKNI comes from the exons ATGTCAGTCAAAGAGAACCCCTGTAGGAAATTCCAAGCCAACATTTTTAATAAGAGCAAATGTCAAAATTGTTTTAAGCCTCGAGAATCTCACCTGCTCAACGACGAAGACCTCAACCAG GCGAAGCCTATTTATGGAGGATGGTTGCTGCTCGCGCCAGAGGGGACCAATTTTGACAATCCCTTACACAGATCTCGG AAATGGCAAAGGAGGTTTTTCATCCTTTACGAGCACGGCTTACTCCGCTACGCTCTGGACGAAATG CCCAGCACTCTTCCCCAGGGCACCATCAATATGAACCAGTGCTCCGATGTCATCGACGGAGAGTCCAGGACGGGTCAGAAGAACTCCTTGTGCATCCTAACCCCTGACAAGGAGCACTTCATTCGAGCCGAGTGTAAAGAAATCATTAACGG ATGGCAGGAAGTTCTGACCGTGTACCCCAGAACGAACAAGCAGAATCAGAAGAAGAAGCGCAAGGTGGATCCGCCCACTCAGCAG AGGGGGCAGTGTTTATCCACCAAGGACATGAATGGACATCCA GAACCGGGTCCGGCCAAGGTGACGGTGACCAGTGGCGGCGGAGGCAGCCTGCCCAGCGGCATCGCCGGCGCCGAGCGCGTCCCGATGAGCCGGGCCACTTTGTGGCAGGAGGAGAACCGCTGGAGTCGGGCCACCATCCCCTGTAGCCGCAGCGCCTCCTGTCTTAGCCAGCTGGGCCAGAGCCAGCCCGACTCCACCGTCACTACTCAAGATG ATGGTGGAATGATGAGCAGCGGACGCAAAGTACGGGTGGAGAGCGGTTACTTTTCCCTGGAAAAGACCAAGTCGGAGCCTTCTCCAAAATCCGCACAGAATTCCCAACCAGCGCAGCCACCCCAGCAACTCCCCCTGTCCTCGTCCACCTCCTCCTGTTCCTTAGGAGCTCCCGGTCACAGGTACAACTCTGAACCCGAAGGCCAAATTCCCCCCTGTCCCCCCTCCCCAGGAGCCCTCGCGTCCCCTAGCTACTCCACCGTCAGTTCCTCCCAGAGCTCCCTGGACTCGGAACCCAGCGGCGCCACCGCCGCCTGGGAGGTCCGCGGCGGAGGGAGCGACGCTTGCGCCAATAGCAGAGGGGGTCGCGCGGGCAGGCAGTACGCGGCGCTTTCGGACGTGCCGCGAGCGCGCAGGGTGACCTACCGCGAAGCCTTCCGTGCGGAAAAGAAGCAACAAGAGCTAAGAGCACGCACGCGGAGTCCCGGACGAGAAGAGGTGGCCCGGCTGTTTGGGGAGGAGCGCAG ACGTTCGCAAGTCATCGGCCGATTCAAGGAGGAGCGGATGGACACGAGCGGCTCCAGCGAACCGTCATCAGACGTCACCCGCGTGCAGCGACAAGGCCGCAGCGAGAGACGCTATCTGGCCTTCAAACCC GACACGTCGTCATCGGAAGCCGGGAATGAGCGCTCGGTCCCGGACGTGTCCGTCTCCACTTTTGCAAACTTAAGAAGAGCCAAATCGCTTGACCGCAGAGTCACCGAGTCCTCCATGACT CCCGATCTGCTGAACTTCAAAAAAGGATGGATGACCAAGCTCTATGAAGATGGAATG TGGAAGAAACACTGGTTTGTCCTCACAGATCAGAGTCTGCGCTACTACAAGGACTCCATAGCTGAAGAG GCTTCCGAAGTGGACGGCGAGATTGATCTTTCCACATGTTACGATGTCAAGGAATTCCCTGTCCAGAGGAATTATGGCTTCCAAATCCTG TGTGCAGAAGGCGCGTGCACCCTCTCAGCCATGACCTCCGGAATCCGCCGCAACTGGATCCAGGCCATTATGAAGAACGCTCGACCCACCGTCGCCCCCGACGTCACTCG GAAAAACATCTCACTGAAACTGTCGGTTCTGAAGCCCAG ATCTGTCTCCGAGGAGAAAATACAAACGCAGGTGCTGCTGGAGCCGTGTCAACAGGTCAAGCCCGAGCCGAGCCCCTGTCCCGGCGGGCCCCCCGATCCCGACGGCCCCAGGCAGCCCACGGACAACGGGGCCGCCACGCCTCCCTCGGAAGCGCGGAAAAGCAGAGTTCGCGAGCGCAGACGGGAAGGCCGCTCCAAGACATTTGACTGGTCCGAGTTCAAAACCGAAAAGAAAGACAAGCCGGCCAACGAGCGAGCGGACACTGTCGACCACGGCTCGTCACTTTCCGCCACCGCATCCCGCTGCTCCGTTTCCTCCTCCCCAGTCGCTACCTCGGCCCTGCAAACCCGCCGTGTATCGGACGCCTGCCCCGCCTCCACGACAGAAGATAACAACGCGAGCCACTTGCCGAATCCCGTTCTGGTCACTTCCACCTTGAACACCGTCTCTCCCGCGCAACCGTCCTTACCTGATCGACAAGAGCTAGGGCGGATGGAGGTGGACCGCAACGAAGATGGGTCGGGCGTGAAGGAGGAGATCGAGCAGCGGTGGCACCAGGTGGAGACCACACCGCTAAGAGAGGAGAAGCAAGTGCCCATCAGCACCACGACACACAATTCCGACGCTGACAGACTGCCCGCGCACGAGTTGGCTGCACTGCTGGACAAAGAg TTGGGACAGAAGCAAAAAGAGCTGGACCAACTTCAGAGACAGAACAATTTGTTAAAGGAGCAGCTGGAAGACGCGCTGGGAAGAGAGCAAAGTGCTCGAGATGGCTACGTCCTGCAG AGTGCCACACCCCCCACCTTCTCGCCATGGCAACACTTGCACAAGCTGAACCAAGACTTGCAGGGCGAGTTAGAGTCCCAAAAGCGCAAGCAAGACCTCGCTCACCAGCAGATCAAAACACTCAAACGGAGCTACACCCAAGCCCAGAGCGCCGCCGACCGCCACGAGGCGGATATTCAAGCCCTGCAGTCCAAGCTGGCGTCCGCCTTGGCTGAAATCTCAGCCAGCGAACAAGCCGTGGCTCGTATGCGCAATGAGCTCAAGCTGGAGCAAGAGCGATCCAAGGAGCAAGAAGAGGAATACGGACGCAGCGAAGCCACCTTGCGAGCCCAGCTCAAAGACAGCGAAAGCAGACTCCGTGAGGTGGAGGCCAGCCTTTTAGAGAGGAACCAGGCCCTCCGGGAGCTGGAGCACCAGCAGGCCCTGCAGCGAGACCACCTGAGAGAAATCCAGAGGTTACAGGATAAACTGCAAGAGGTGACCGCACGACTGGCCGCCACAGAAGAAGGGCAGGCGTTGAAGGACGAGCGCCTGAGAAAGGAGCAGCTTGGCCTTCAAGAATGCCACGAGAGGGAAAGACAGAATCTGTGCAGGAGGTTAGCTGAAGCGGAGAGCACGCAGAAGGAAATGGAGGTCAGACTAGGGGAGGCCCAACAGCAGGTGGAGGCCCTGTTAAGGGGCCGGCGGGGCTCGGCGGCAATCGAGCGCAATGAGGAATTGCTCAAGTTGCAGGAAGAGCTCACCCAAAAGAGCAATACGTCGGAGGCCCTGAGAGAGAGCGTCCGTCGACTGGAAGAAGAGAGAGCTCTGCTCACGCGCCGTTGTCAGGAGCTCCTCAACCAGATTGCCGAGGCGGACCGGGAGGTCAACAAACTCCGCGAGCGCCTCCGAGGCGAAGAGGCGGATTATTGCTCTCTGGAAAACTCGTACGAGAGGGCCACCCGGGAGTTTCAGAGGATCAGCCAATTCCTCCGGGAAAAAGAGGAGGAGATCCGTCAGACTAAGGAAACGTACGAACGGCTGATGAAGCGCAAAGAGGAGGACTTGAAAGAGGCTCTGGTTAAAATGACCGCGCTGGGCAACAGCTTGGAAGAAACGGAACAGAAGCTCCAAGCTAAGGAGGATCTTCTCTGTCGCATGACGCAACCGGTCGAGCCCGACGGCGCTGAGCAAAATCTAAAAGCCAAGCTGGCGCTCGCGGAGAATCGCATCGCCGAACTGGAGCGGCACCTCGACGCGCTGCAGCTCGGCTACGCCGATCTCCAACTCAGGAGGAAACACGTCCAAGAACAGAGCCCGCGGGGAAGTTTGATTCCAGATGAGGAGAGCCCGCAGTCCAAAACAGAGGACGCAGACGAGGAGTCCCGAGCCAAGAAACCGAGAATCCGTTTTTCCAATATTCAGTGCCAAAAGTATAACTACCCGGACGATTGCCATAACGATGATGTTAACCAGACAGACTTTGATTCCACTCCAGCACTTTGCTCCCCCGATACAGCCTTCCCGCATCCCAGTGATTCCGAGAAGTTTATCTCCATCGTACGTGCCCTGGAAACTAAACTGCTTGCCACGGAGGAAAAGCTCAAAAATCTCACTCGAAATCTCCAGGAGCGTCGTTCCACACACGCCGAAGATCAGAAGACGGTCCAAAAGGATCCTTTAGGTTGCGACCACAGCGGCGGCTCTCAGATAACGGATCCTTACGCCAAGGCCCTCCTTTGCGTGGAAACGAGTCGGCAGAAAGTCAAGGCCTTTTTGTCGGGCTCTCACGATAACTCTGAGTCACAGCTTCACTCCTTGTCACAAGTGGAGAAAGAACTTCTCAGCGCATCGGCGTACATCCGCCACGGCCAGAAGACCTTGGAGGAAGTGTCGCTGTACGGCCCTCAAATGCAGACCGCGGAAGCTTTGGATCAAGAAGCAATTCACCTCTTTGCCAAAACGCTGTCTTTCGAAGCGCTCGTTCTGAATAAAATGGCCTCGCTTCTCCAGACGTCCGAGTCGGACCTTCTCCAAACGCTAAGCGCCGTTTGGGAAGACGCGGAGGACATTCAAAGCGCCGATTGTTTAGCAATCGTTTACGCCGACGTCTTGAGCAGAAAGTTGACGTTAGAGGCCGAATTGCGGAAAGAGCCGGAGAGGGAGGCGACACCCCGGGACGGCGCCAAATCGCAAGACGTTACGGCTGAGCCGGACGTCAATGCCACAGCCGTCTTTAATAGCGTCATCAAAGCAGAAGTGTCCTACTCCATTCGAAACCTGAAGCTCGGCTACGAAGAGAAAGTCCGGCTACTTCAAGGGCAGCTGGCCGAAGCCCACCGCAAACTCCGTGAAAGGGAAACGGCCTTGAAAGCCATCATCGACGCATCCAAGAGGTCCGATTTAAAAAGCGTGATCAAAGAAGTCAAGAGCAACTTTGGCTCGGGCAAACAAAAGTTAGCCGACATCTGCCCGCCCGAACTGGCGCCGTACGCCGAGCAGATCCAATCGCAGGAAGCCCGCGACCTGGCCGAAAAAATCCTCGAGCGCCATCTGGACGGCGTCGACTCGGCCGAGTCTCTTCAAAGCGCCCATCGCGGCTTGGCCGCCGAGCTTCGACAACAAGCGGAAAAGCTCCACGAGTACGCTCAAGAAATACAAAACACCGGGAAGCACCCCGAGCTGGCCAAAATGCTCTCTGCGCTTTTCGGGCCCGGGACATCCCACCTTTTCACGAGCACGTCACTTTGCATGCGCGAAGCTCTCATCCAGGCTCAGGTGGCCTACGTGGCGTGCAGGCTGCGATGGGCTCACCGACGAAACGTGGCCCGCTGCGAGCGGACGCAGCAGAGCATGGACGCTCTGGTGCAGCAGCACGCCCGCAGCGTCAGGGCCATTCAAGAGAAATACCAAACATCTCTCCAGCGGGAGCGCCACCACTTAGAGCAGGCCCTGGagcagctccagaaggagaacGCCACCCTCAAGGAGGAAGTGGGCCAACGTTCGACACAACTGTCAAAACAGCAAGAGCAGCTGGCCCAACTGGGGGAACATTTTCACATCCAAGTGGAAGAGCTGGAGCACAAACACCGGGAAGAGCTACGCCGAGCTGAGAAAGACCACACCGCGACAGAGCTGGCTCTCTCGGAGGCGGCAGTGGACAGCCGGCAACAGCTGAAGGacctgctggccgacatggACGTCATGAAGGAGCGGCACCAGAGTCACGTCAAAACGATCCAGGCCGACTTTGAGCAGAGAATCGCCGGGCTTCGGCGGATCTACGAAGACCAGATTGTCACCGTGCGGTCTCCgatggaagaggaggaagaaggcgGGGCGGCCAAGTCCGAGGGGCAGACCGTGGTTCTTCTGAGGGACAGGATCCAGGAACTGGAGACTCAGATGAACACCATGAGGGACGAACTGGAGAGCAAGCACCTGGAAGGAGATGTGGCCAGCCTGAGGGCGAAATACCAGCGAGACCTTGAAAGTCTGAAG GCCACGTGCGAGCGCGGCTTTGCAGCGATGGAGGAGACCCACCACAAGGTGGTTGAAGACCTCCAAAGGCAGCATCAGAGAGAGATCTCCAAACTGATGGAGGAACGAGAGAGGCTCCTGGCTGAGGAGACTGCTGCTACCATTGCTG CTATTGAAGCTATGAAGAATGCACACAAGGAGGAACTGGAGAAGAACCAGCGCTCCCAGCTCAGCGGCCTCAACTCTGATATTGATGAACTTCGATTACAATACGA GGAGGAGCTGCAGTCCATCCAGAGGGAGCTGGAGGTTTTGTCCGAGCAGTATTCTCAGAAATGTCTGGAGAACGCCCACTTGGCTCAGGCCCTGGAGGCCGAGCGGCAGGCCCTCAGGCAGTGCCAGCGAGAGAACCAGGAGCTCAACGCTCACAACCAG GAATTGAATAATCGTCTGAGCGCCGAGATCACGCGGATGCGCTCGTCTTTCAGCGGCGAGACGGCGCTGTCGCCCACCACGCAAGGCAAAGACGTCTACGAACTGGAG GTGCTGCTTCGGATCAAGGAGTCCGAGATTCAGTATCTGAAACAGGAAATCCACTCTTTGAAGGATGAGCTGCAGTCGGCGCTCCGG GACAAGAAGTACACCACGGACAAATATAAAGACATCTATACGGAGCTGAGCATTGTCAAAGCAAAGGCCGACTGCGATATCGGAAAACTGAAGGAGAAGCTGCTCATTGCCACCGAAGCGTTAGGCGAGAGGAGCGTGGACGGGACCGTTACTTCAGGATACG ACATCATGAAATCCAAAAGTAACCCTGACTTCACGAAAAAAGAACAAACGACAAACTCCAAGCCATCCAGGGGTGTCAGGTCAAAG AGCCTGAAAGAGGGACTGAGCGTGCAAGAgcgcatgaagctgtttgaggcAAAAGATTCCAAAAACATCTGA